From Heliomicrobium modesticaldum Ice1, a single genomic window includes:
- a CDS encoding energy-coupling factor transporter ATPase → MPIAIRQLSHVYKAATPLAVRALFDVDLSVRDGELVGIVGRTGSGKSTLIQHLNGLLIPTSGAVVVDEITISGSDDKGSQPGGSHAKGTNPTNKDAFRRLRQRVGIVFQYPEHQLFDETVYDDIAFGPRNLRLNEEEVDRRVRKAMGLVGLDVEAMAKRSPLQLSGGQKRRVALAGVLAMGPQKLILDEPTAGLDPQGRRRLLALIDDLHRRQGMTIVMVSHHMEEVAQLADRLAIMDQGRLVLEGSPVEVFAAADRIADLGLELPFAARLLHRLRQEGLPVDKQAVDMEGAAEEILRALGVRQPC, encoded by the coding sequence GTGCCGATTGCAATCCGACAACTGAGTCATGTCTACAAAGCGGCGACGCCGCTGGCGGTCAGGGCGCTCTTTGATGTCGATCTGTCTGTCCGTGACGGGGAACTAGTCGGCATCGTGGGACGCACCGGTTCGGGGAAATCAACGCTGATCCAGCATCTCAATGGGCTCTTGATACCCACCTCCGGCGCCGTTGTTGTTGATGAGATCACGATCAGCGGTTCCGACGACAAGGGTTCGCAGCCCGGAGGCTCCCATGCCAAAGGCACGAACCCCACCAACAAAGACGCCTTTCGCCGGTTGCGTCAGCGGGTGGGCATTGTCTTTCAATACCCGGAGCATCAACTCTTCGATGAAACCGTCTATGATGACATCGCTTTCGGACCCCGCAACCTCCGCCTCAACGAAGAGGAAGTGGATCGCCGAGTGCGGAAAGCGATGGGCTTGGTCGGCTTGGACGTCGAAGCGATGGCAAAGCGTTCTCCTTTACAACTGAGCGGCGGTCAGAAACGGAGGGTGGCCCTAGCCGGCGTCTTGGCCATGGGTCCCCAAAAGCTGATCCTTGATGAACCGACGGCTGGTCTTGACCCACAGGGGCGGCGCAGGTTGCTGGCCTTGATCGATGACCTTCACCGCCGCCAGGGCATGACCATCGTCATGGTCAGCCACCACATGGAAGAGGTGGCCCAGCTGGCCGATCGCTTGGCGATTATGGACCAGGGGCGGCTTGTGCTTGAAGGTTCGCCTGTAGAGGTCTTCGCGGCAGCTGACAGGATCGCCGACCTCGGCCTGGAGCTGCCTTTTGCTGCGCGGCTTTTGCACCGCTTGCGCCAGGAGGGACTGCCTGTTGATAAGCAGGCAGTCGACATGGAAGGCGCTGCAGAGGAAATTTTACGGGCGTTGGGGGTGAGGCAGCCATGCTAA
- a CDS encoding energy-coupling factor transporter transmembrane component T family protein: MLKDITLGQYVPLDSPVHRLDPRTKVIATLLFSIALFLLPTLRSVTLAGLPIIIAIVATRLPIHYILRGIKPLWIFIVFTLLVHLLSTPGETAVRLGPFAITWEGLRQGAMVSQRLIWLYAATSLLTLTTSPIALTDGLELLLSPGKRIGLPVHEFAMMTSIALRFIPTLIEETEKIMKAQSSRGADFDSGSLVARVKSLVPLMVPLLLSAFRRADELAMAMEARCYRGGEGRTRMRPLVMSGKDYAVTVAVSGVFILICLWKKAL, translated from the coding sequence ATGCTAAAAGACATCACCCTCGGCCAGTACGTTCCCCTCGATTCACCGGTCCACCGGCTTGACCCGCGTACCAAAGTGATAGCGACGCTGCTTTTCAGCATCGCCCTCTTCCTGTTGCCCACGCTGCGCTCGGTCACCCTGGCCGGTCTGCCCATCATCATCGCTATCGTGGCGACCCGGTTGCCGATCCACTATATCCTCCGGGGGATCAAGCCGCTCTGGATCTTCATCGTCTTCACCCTGCTCGTCCATCTGTTGAGTACGCCGGGGGAGACGGCGGTGAGGCTCGGCCCTTTCGCTATCACCTGGGAAGGGCTTCGACAGGGGGCCATGGTGAGCCAGCGACTGATCTGGCTCTACGCCGCCACATCGCTCTTGACGCTGACCACATCGCCGATTGCCCTCACCGACGGCTTGGAACTTCTCCTTTCACCGGGAAAGAGGATCGGCTTGCCGGTCCACGAGTTCGCCATGATGACATCGATCGCCTTGCGGTTCATCCCGACGCTGATTGAAGAGACGGAAAAGATCATGAAAGCCCAGTCATCACGGGGGGCCGACTTCGACAGCGGCAGCCTGGTGGCGAGGGTAAAAAGCTTGGTTCCTCTGATGGTGCCGCTGTTGCTTTCCGCCTTTCGCCGGGCCGATGAATTAGCCATGGCCATGGAGGCCCGTTGTTACCGGGGAGGGGAAGGGCGGACCCGCATGCGGCCTTTGGTCATGTCCGGCAAGGACTATGCCGTCACCGTCGCCGTCTCAGGCGTTTTTATCTTGATCTGTCTCTGGAAAAAGGCCCTGTAA
- the truA gene encoding tRNA pseudouridine(38-40) synthase TruA, giving the protein MSERRLKLTVAYDGTCYHGFQTQENPALPTIQDALVRAIKVLTGEEVKVNCAGRTDAGVHARGQVVDFVTSSPIPDDRFPFAMNAILPPDVAVVAAKTVPLAFHSRFGALGKHYRYTIYNHRIPSPFHRRYSHQVFPPLQFEAMAAAAQCFVGTHDFRGFCATGSPVKDFVRTVYRCDLTRQEEHRLVLDVMGNGFLYNMIRIIAGTLIDVGKGKIALEEIPAIIASRDRTRAGMTAPPQGLCLMKVWHDPLDFPFNVK; this is encoded by the coding sequence ATGAGCGAACGCCGTCTAAAACTGACCGTGGCCTATGACGGAACCTGCTACCACGGTTTTCAGACCCAGGAGAACCCTGCCCTTCCCACCATTCAGGATGCCTTGGTCCGGGCGATCAAAGTTCTGACCGGTGAGGAGGTCAAGGTGAACTGTGCCGGGCGCACCGACGCCGGTGTCCATGCCCGAGGGCAGGTTGTCGATTTTGTCACGTCGTCGCCGATCCCCGATGACCGGTTTCCCTTTGCCATGAACGCGATCCTTCCGCCGGACGTCGCCGTTGTAGCGGCGAAGACAGTGCCTTTGGCGTTTCACTCCCGCTTCGGCGCCCTCGGCAAGCACTACCGCTATACCATCTACAACCACCGCATCCCGTCGCCCTTTCACCGGCGCTATTCTCACCAGGTCTTCCCGCCCCTTCAGTTTGAGGCCATGGCGGCGGCAGCGCAGTGCTTTGTCGGAACCCATGACTTTCGCGGTTTTTGCGCCACCGGCAGCCCTGTCAAGGACTTTGTCCGCACCGTTTACCGCTGTGACCTGACGAGGCAGGAAGAACACCGGTTGGTCCTCGACGTGATGGGTAACGGCTTTTTGTACAACATGATCCGCATCATCGCCGGGACGCTGATCGATGTGGGCAAGGGCAAGATCGCCCTTGAGGAGATCCCGGCGATCATTGCCTCCCGTGACCGCACCCGGGCCGGGATGACAGCGCCGCCACAGGGACTTTGCTTGATGAAGGTCTGGCACGATCCCCTTGACTTTCCTTTCAACGTAAAATAG
- the rplM gene encoding 50S ribosomal protein L13, with protein sequence MSTFMAKAEDVERKWYVIDAADKPLGRVASEAARLLRGKHKPIFTPHVDTGDHVIIINAEKVALTGKKLTQKLYYHHSRYPGGMTLINYGTLLKTRPERAVEKAIKGMLPKNRLGEQMYRKLNVYKGEAHPHQAQKPEAWTIRD encoded by the coding sequence ATGAGCACCTTCATGGCTAAGGCCGAAGACGTCGAACGCAAGTGGTACGTCATCGACGCCGCCGACAAGCCCCTGGGCCGGGTCGCTTCCGAGGCTGCCCGCTTGCTGCGCGGAAAGCATAAACCCATTTTTACCCCCCATGTGGACACCGGCGATCATGTCATCATCATCAACGCCGAGAAAGTGGCCCTGACCGGCAAGAAACTGACCCAAAAGCTGTATTACCATCATTCCCGCTACCCTGGTGGGATGACCCTGATCAACTACGGCACCCTGCTGAAGACCAGGCCGGAGCGCGCCGTCGAAAAAGCGATCAAGGGCATGCTGCCCAAAAACCGCCTGGGCGAGCAGATGTATCGCAAGCTCAATGTCTACAAAGGCGAAGCGCACCCCCATCAGGCCCAAAAACCGGAAGCCTGGACCATTCGGGATTAG
- the rpsI gene encoding 30S ribosomal protein S9, which produces MAQVQFLGTGRRKKSVARVRLVPGDGKFLINNRSLMEYFGKKTLEMIVRQPLELTKSEGRFDVLCNVHGGGTSGQAGAIRLGIARALLKADIGLRPVLKRAGFLTRDPRAKERKKYGLKAARRAPQFSKR; this is translated from the coding sequence GTGGCCCAAGTGCAATTTTTAGGAACCGGTCGCCGGAAGAAGTCGGTCGCCCGCGTGCGTCTCGTTCCCGGTGACGGCAAATTCCTCATCAATAACCGTTCGCTGATGGAATACTTCGGGAAGAAAACGCTGGAGATGATCGTCCGTCAGCCTCTCGAGCTGACCAAGAGCGAAGGTCGTTTCGACGTCCTCTGCAACGTCCACGGCGGCGGCACCAGCGGACAAGCCGGCGCCATCCGCCTCGGCATCGCTCGGGCGCTGTTGAAAGCCGATATCGGCCTGCGCCCTGTCCTCAAGCGCGCCGGATTCCTCACCCGCGATCCCCGGGCGAAGGAACGGAAAAAATACGGCCTCAAAGCAGCCCGTCGCGCTCCCCAGTTCTCCAAGCGCTAA
- a CDS encoding chemotaxis protein CheW, with product MEAFQIVTFSLGTEAYGVPIEQVQEIIRPSPVTYIPYAPPHVLGLINLRGNVIPVIDLRRRLSLDPQGDGKYNRIIVVYLDDIVVGLWVDAVSAVTTVREEMLADNPEGLSVGEQFIDKVVKTDERLIALLNIPALIQH from the coding sequence GTGGAGGCCTTTCAGATCGTCACATTCTCACTGGGGACCGAGGCGTACGGCGTTCCGATCGAACAGGTGCAGGAGATCATCCGGCCGTCGCCGGTGACCTATATCCCCTATGCGCCGCCCCATGTGCTCGGCTTGATCAACCTTCGAGGGAACGTGATCCCTGTGATCGATCTCCGGCGCCGCCTGAGCTTGGACCCGCAGGGCGATGGAAAATATAACCGCATCATTGTCGTTTACCTCGATGACATCGTTGTCGGCTTGTGGGTCGACGCCGTCTCTGCGGTGACGACTGTCCGCGAAGAGATGTTGGCTGATAACCCCGAAGGTCTCAGTGTGGGGGAACAGTTCATCGACAAGGTGGTCAAGACGGATGAACGGCTGATCGCCTTGCTGAACATCCCTGCATTGATTCAGCATTGA